In Thermococcus chitonophagus, the genomic stretch GTGGCGATACTGGTGGGATATTCCTTGATGACTGGAAAACCGTGAATTGGGAGAAAATGAGAGTTATCTACAAGATAATAAAAGCAGCCGAGCCAAACTTTAATGAGCCGCTATTCATAATCTTGAAGAAGAACACTCCGGAACAGGTGTTTGATAAGGGAGAGAAGGTAACGATATACTGGTATACGAATGGTGAGGTAATTGACTCTAACTTCGCTAAGTCTAACGAAGGCGAAATAGTTTTGACGTTAAACGAGAGCATTAACCTTTACATAGTCGCCAAGAAGGGAAATGAAACCATGAGGAAAGACTTGTATCTTTCTGTAATAGAGCCGAATACTCCAATAACAACAACTTCCCAACCGATGGTATCTGAGAGAAATCCTAGAATTTTCGCAATGCTTCTAGTGTCTTTGGGTATATTGAGTTTTGTAGTTTTTCTGGTTCTCAAAAAGAAGCTTGTTTGATATTTCGGCGTTCCAAATCTCTATTCCCATTATATCTCCCTTCTCATCGTATTCTACCCAAACATCTTCCGTTACTTCGTCAGTATCAGTAACGTCTCCCTCTCTAATCAGAATGTATAGGATTTTGCTCTTTGGATCGTACCTAACTTTCATGCATTTCACCATAGAACAGAATTATGGTGGGCCCGCGGGGATTCGAACCCCGGACCTCCGCCTCGTAAGGGCGGCGTCATGACCAACTAGACCACGGGCCCATGCCCATGGATTACCTTTAAATTCAAATTATAAACCTTTCTCTTAGATGATGATCTTCACGGTACCCTGAGAGGACTCTCGATGATGAGCCCCCTCTCGTCTGATTCTTGATCTACCGACTTTAATGGTAGGACGTGGGGGATTTCTCCATGAATTACCTTGGCCCTGACACCGTACACTCTCAGGATCATTTCTTCCGTTATTACCTTCCTGGGATTTCCCCTGCAGTAAACTTCTCCCTTGTTCAGAACCACAACTCTATCCCCATATCTAATGGCAAAGTCCAGCTCGTGAAGTACTAATATTGTTACGATGTTTTCCTCCCTTGTTATCTGCCTGACCATCTCCAGAACTTTAAGCTTGTTCTTGAGGTCGAGGTTGCTTATTGGTTCATCTAACAAGAGTATCCTTGGTTCCTTTGCAAGTGCTTGGGCTATGAATACTAATTGCCTCTGACCCCCGCTCAACTCCCCTATGTACCTCTTAGCAAGGTTCTCTATGCCAACCTTCTTCATGGCATTAAATGCCGCCACTAAATCCTCTCTCTTAACCCTCCAAGACATCTGGGTTATCCTTCCAAGGAGAACGGTTTCAAGCACGGTTAAAGGGGCTCTTATGGAGTATTCCTGGGGTACGTAGCCTATCATTTTTACCCTATCCTCGTGATCCATTGGTTTTCCATTGAACGTTACTTTTCCTTTACACTTTAACATGCCCGCTATGCACCTTAGAAGTGTTGACTTACCCGCTCCGTTAGGCCCCAAGATTACCGTTATTTCCCCAGGATGGGCTTCAAAGCTAATGTTCTTGAGTACCTCTTCATCATAGGAGAAGCTTAGTCCTATTACCTCTAAGCTCACCAGAACTCCCTCCTCTTTCTCATGACGAGGAACATGAAGAACGGAACCCCTATCATTGATGTGATTATTCCTATCGGTAACACGGCTCCTGGGACAACGGATTTACTGATTACCGATGCAAAGGATAGTATGAAGGCACCGCTTAGAGCTGAAGCTGGGATGAGGAACCTCTGATCCTCTCCGATTAGCATTCTAGCTATGTGCGGTCCAACGAGTCCAACGAATCCAATAGTGCCAACGAAACACACTGCAACGGCCGTTAAAATTGATATTAAAATTAGAACTTTGAGCCTTAACTCTTCAACATTTATTCCAAGGCTTTTCGCTCCATCATCTCCTAATCTCATCGCTGTTAGTTGCCATGCATTCTTAATGAGGATCAAGAACGTTGGTAAAAATCCCAGGAATATTATCCCTGCCTTAGTCCAGCTGGCCTTTAATAAGCTACCGAACAGCCAAAATACTATAGCCTGAAGTGTTTCTTCAGACGCCAAGTATTCTATAAACGCAAGGGCGGAATTGAAGAGAAATACTATCCCAATTCCAGCCAGAACCATGATCTCCGTGCTGGCACCTTTAATTTTCGCTATGGAGTATATCAGTAAGCTTGATAGCATTGCAAAGATGAAGGCGCTTATTGGAACAAAAACTATGTTTGCTCCAAGCAGGATTGCTAGAGCGGCCCCAAATCCAGCTCCCGCAGAAATTCCAAGGGTGTAGGGACTTGCTAGGGGATTATTTAGGATAGTTTGCATTTCAACTCCTGCGATTCCCAGGGAAGCTCCAACTAAAAGCGCTGTTATTGCTATCGGGAGTCTTATGTCCCATATTATAACTCTCGTTACGTTATCAACTGAGTTGGGCATTAAAACGCCTAACAACACATCCTTAGGTGATAAGAATGCGGGTCCTATTGAGAGATCTAGAAGGAAAGAGAGGAGGCATGCAAAAAGAAAAAGTGTAAGGAGTTGAATCCTCCTAATTATTATTCCTTTGTAAACTACCTCCATCTTAGCTCCCTCATGGATCTGCTAAGCTTACTGCCCATGTTCCGTTGTACTCTACAGGTAAGAACTTCTCGTGAAATTCTTTCCATGATTTCTCTGGATCTATGTCCTTAAATGCCTCTGGATAGAACCATTTTACGAAATACTGGAGGGCTACGAAGTCATAGATGTGTCCGTGAACGAAGTAGATGTGAATTGCATAAACCCTTTTGTTCTTTACAGCATTTAGATTTTCCCAACCTGGCTTCTTGATTATCTCTTTTAGCATCTCCTTTGCTCTCTCCCTGCTTACGGTGTAGCCTAAGTCAACGTTCCAGCCCTTCTTTCCGATGAATATTATGACGTCTGGATTTTCCTTGAGGACATATTCTGGATTTATCTCCCCTGAGCTCTCTAGAACGTTTGCTGCTATGTTTATTCCTCCTGCGAATTCTATCATCTTCCCCCTGTAGTGGTTCCTTCCATAGCTTGTCCATCCCTTACCCAGAAGTAGAACTTTTGGCTTTGGATACTCCTTCTCGACCTTTTGAAGTCTTTCGAGTATACTTTGAACCTGTTGCTTGTAATACTGGATTAACTCCTTTGCCCTGTCCTCCTTTCCAAGTAGAATGCCAAGGATCATGGTGCTCTTTTCGTGGGCCGTTATGTTGAATGGTTCATAGTAGTCGATAAACACAACTGGAATTCCTGCCTTCTCTATCCTTTCTATCTGCTCCTTTGCATACCTATACTGCTCTTTTGACATTATCACAACGTCTGGCTTTAGTTCAATGACTTTCTCCGCACTGAACGTTCCCTTCCATGGGTATCCAACGTCTGGGATGTCCTTTATCCATGGGAACTTCTTTACATAAACTTCCCATACGGTGGGTCTTCTTCCCTCCCAGTAATACCTGCTCCATCCCACTATCTTCTTTAATGCATCAACGCCACCAACGGCAAGGTATTCTTCGACGTTGAATGTTATGACAACCCTCTGCACTGGAACTTTGACTTTGACTTGCCTTCCCATCATGTCCGTAATAGTTACTACCTTTCCCGTTTGGGTTTGGGTGGCTTTGGTCCCTATGCATCCGGCTCCAAAGATTGCCATCGTTATTATCAAAACAAGAAGCAATCCGACTTTTCTCATTTTCAACCCTCCTTGACTACTTGGATTAAATAGTACTCATAATTTGACCAGACAAGCCTGTAAAGAAAAGGAAACTCCTTTCTCTGGATTTCTCTAAGCCAAGACAAGTCTTCGACTGTAATATTTTCGATACCAAGATTTCTTAGGGCTTTCACTACTGAATCAGGAACTTTCCCTCTTCTGAGGGGAAGCTTTTCATAGATCCAGGGTGGTAGATTGGTAGGTTTCCTTCTTTCGTATATAAGCGTTGCAACAGTTCTAATGGCTTTTTTAATACCTTTAGGTTGCTTCCAGTTTCCTTCTATTATAACAATTTTACCTCCAGATTTCGTTACCCTAAGGAATTCAAGAAGGGCTTTTTCTGGGTTTGGGAGTGTCCATAGGACATGCCTGCAGATTACGCCGTCGAACTTTTCGTCCCTAAAGGGCAAACTTTCAGCGTCACCAACTATAAACTTAATTTGTAAGTTTGCTTTCTGTGCTTTTTTCTTTGCTATTTCTATCATATTTTCTGAGATATCAATACCAGTGACCTCATGACCCAGCTCAGCTAGTCTCATCGCTAAGAATCCCGTACCTGTTCCCACGTCTAATATCTTCATTTTCTCAGGAAAAATTCTTGAGAGTAGCTTTCTCCACTCGTTAGGAGATGAGACGTGTCCGGGTAATCTATCGAATGTTTCCGCTCTTTTATTCCAGTACTCCTTAATTACGTATTTGATATCCATTTGTATCACCATCTTAAAATATCTTCAAATGATGTATTACCAACATCCAAAAGAGTAACACAAAGTGCCAAAATTTAAGAATTTTTTAATATGCAGGTTTAAAACGAAAAGTTCAAATCTTTCGGGCAAATGTTATGTAGCCCGTGTGAGCGAGAATTGTCGTTGTGGGCCGCATGCATTCTCTCTTTACTTCCTGCTCAAAAATTACCACATCAATAGTCCTTGGCTTCATGAAAACGTCCTTGAACTCCCTTAGTTTTTCTCTAAGCCTTATCACTTGGTTGGCACAGGGGGTGTAGGCGACGAAAAATCCTCCGGGCTTGAGTGCTTTCATAGCGTGCTCCACGACCTTTTCGGGTTGGGGGAGATCTAGGATCACATGATCCACGTTTTCCTCATCTATACCCTCATATATGTCTTTCAGCTTTATTGTTACTCGATCATCAAAGCCCGCCCACTTTATGTTCTCCCAGGCGAGCTTTGCGAAGTCTTCCCTAATCTCATAGCTGACTATCTTTCCCTGGGGGCCGACTATATTAGCTAGGAAGAGGGTTAAGGCCCCACTCCCTACTCCTGCCTCCACTATGAAATCCCCTGGGGAAATTCCTGCGTATGCAACTATAAGTGCTGCATCCTTAGGATGGACTATCTGAGGGCCTCTTTTCATTTTGTCTAGATAATCAACTATCCTGGGCTTTAGAATTTTGAATTCATGACCTTTGTGGCTCTTTAGAGAGTCGCCGAACTCTTTTCCCACTATCTCTCCAAGCTTTAGTATCCCTAAGTCGGTGTGGAAATCCCTCTCTTGAACTGTAACGAGGTACCTCTTTCCCCTTGGGTCAACGAGAACTACCTTCTCGCCCTCTCTAATCATCCTTTCTTCACCAGAACTCCCTTGTTTGATGTGTAAATGACTAGCGGACTTATTTCCTCCAAAGCAGCAACGCTCTTTTCTGGAGCTAAGTCTAGGTTTATGAGGTAAATCGACGTCCAGTCCTCTATAGGCAGAACGCTCCTGCTTAAGAGAATAGTCTCTAATGCTTTCTCTCCTCCAAAGTGCAGGTACTCTGCAAGTCCAACAGTTATAAAGATGACTCTCTTTGATGATTTTGCAAGTATTTCCCTTATCCCAGGATAATATAGCTTTATGAACTCGGATAAGTCGTATGTTAGGGGGATCTCCTCAACTATCTCGCTATAGCTTATCTTCCCGGGCCCTATTTTAACGGCCTTTACTTTTCCCACAACTTTTTCCATGACTTCTCTGTACCTATCGTGAGATATCCTCCTGATATATGTTCTGAAAAGCACATCGCCTATCCCAAAGAAATCGTCAATTACAACTTCGAACTCTCTAATAAAGTTCATGACCAAGCTGTCCCAGAGAAGATCGTGAACTGGAAATGTGCTAGGGTACTCTATTATCGCAACGTCGCCGTTCTTAATTTCATCCATGATCATTTTAGCTATGATATTGCGTTCCATAATCACTCCCCAAAGATTTTAAACCCAGGAAATTTTTAAATTTTGGGGGATTTTGAATGGGAAAATTCGTTGTGTGGCCTTCCGAGCTTGACGGTAGGCTCACTCGAAAATATGGGAGAATCGTTCCGAAAGGCCTGGCCATTGATAATCCATCTTTAGATGAAATAATTGATGCTTTGGAGATAGTTGGTGCCAAGATAATTAGTGTTGAGCGAGATAAGTTAAATCCAAGGCTTTCTGGAGTTGAGGAAGATCTGAGAACATATGGAATGATAATTGTTGAGAGCCCGTACGGGAAGGCGAAAACTTTGAAGCTGGTTGCCCAGAAAATCAGAGAGCTTAGAAAGAGGAGGAGATAGTCACTCTTCTTCAATCTCAACGACTATTGCAGTTGTCGTGTCAATAACTCCATCTATGTTGTGAATATCGTGAAGTATCTTCCTCGTTAGCTCTCCTAAGTCTGAGGCTTCTATGTGAACTATTGCGTCATATGGGCCAGTAACGGCGTCGGCCTTTGTAACACCAGGTATCTTTTTGATTTCCTCAATAACCTTCTCAACCTTTCCAATCTCGATAGTCAATAAAACGTACGCCCTAACCATTTTCCACCACCCTTGGAAGTTTTCCCAATGAAAAGTTAGTTTACTCAGCTTATATCGTTTTCCATTGGACACCGAAAGGTTAAATTCTCCAGAGGAGTTGAGTAATAATTGTATGATAAAGGTCAACTCTCAAATCTGCGCTATATGTAAAGGCAGAAAGTTGCTGTGTGGTAGGCCAGTTTGTCCGATACTTGAGAGATTTAGAGCAGTTCGGGAGGTTACACCACTAATAAAT encodes the following:
- a CDS encoding class I SAM-dependent methyltransferase, which gives rise to MDIKYVIKEYWNKRAETFDRLPGHVSSPNEWRKLLSRIFPEKMKILDVGTGTGFLAMRLAELGHEVTGIDISENMIEIAKKKAQKANLQIKFIVGDAESLPFRDEKFDGVICRHVLWTLPNPEKALLEFLRVTKSGGKIVIIEGNWKQPKGIKKAIRTVATLIYERRKPTNLPPWIYEKLPLRRGKVPDSVVKALRNLGIENITVEDLSWLREIQRKEFPFLYRLVWSNYEYYLIQVVKEG
- a CDS encoding signal recognition particle protein Srp19, which produces MGKFVVWPSELDGRLTRKYGRIVPKGLAIDNPSLDEIIDALEIVGAKIISVERDKLNPRLSGVEEDLRTYGMIIVESPYGKAKTLKLVAQKIRELRKRRR
- a CDS encoding DUF257 family protein is translated as MERNIIAKMIMDEIKNGDVAIIEYPSTFPVHDLLWDSLVMNFIREFEVVIDDFFGIGDVLFRTYIRRISHDRYREVMEKVVGKVKAVKIGPGKISYSEIVEEIPLTYDLSEFIKLYYPGIREILAKSSKRVIFITVGLAEYLHFGGEKALETILLSRSVLPIEDWTSIYLINLDLAPEKSVAALEEISPLVIYTSNKGVLVKKG
- a CDS encoding FecCD family ABC transporter permease; amino-acid sequence: MEVVYKGIIIRRIQLLTLFLFACLLSFLLDLSIGPAFLSPKDVLLGVLMPNSVDNVTRVIIWDIRLPIAITALLVGASLGIAGVEMQTILNNPLASPYTLGISAGAGFGAALAILLGANIVFVPISAFIFAMLSSLLIYSIAKIKGASTEIMVLAGIGIVFLFNSALAFIEYLASEETLQAIVFWLFGSLLKASWTKAGIIFLGFLPTFLILIKNAWQLTAMRLGDDGAKSLGINVEELRLKVLILISILTAVAVCFVGTIGFVGLVGPHIARMLIGEDQRFLIPASALSGAFILSFASVISKSVVPGAVLPIGIITSMIGVPFFMFLVMRKRREFW
- a CDS encoding DUF2283 domain-containing protein gives rise to the protein MKVRYDPKSKILYILIREGDVTDTDEVTEDVWVEYDEKGDIMGIEIWNAEISNKLLFENQKNYKTQYTQRH
- a CDS encoding ABC transporter substrate-binding protein; amino-acid sequence: MRKVGLLLVLIITMAIFGAGCIGTKATQTQTGKVVTITDMMGRQVKVKVPVQRVVITFNVEEYLAVGGVDALKKIVGWSRYYWEGRRPTVWEVYVKKFPWIKDIPDVGYPWKGTFSAEKVIELKPDVVIMSKEQYRYAKEQIERIEKAGIPVVFIDYYEPFNITAHEKSTMILGILLGKEDRAKELIQYYKQQVQSILERLQKVEKEYPKPKVLLLGKGWTSYGRNHYRGKMIEFAGGINIAANVLESSGEINPEYVLKENPDVIIFIGKKGWNVDLGYTVSRERAKEMLKEIIKKPGWENLNAVKNKRVYAIHIYFVHGHIYDFVALQYFVKWFYPEAFKDIDPEKSWKEFHEKFLPVEYNGTWAVSLADP
- a CDS encoding Lrp/AsnC family transcriptional regulator, with product MVRAYVLLTIEIGKVEKVIEEIKKIPGVTKADAVTGPYDAIVHIEASDLGELTRKILHDIHNIDGVIDTTTAIVVEIEEE
- a CDS encoding tRNA (adenine-N1)-methyltransferase, with the protein product MIREGEKVVLVDPRGKRYLVTVQERDFHTDLGILKLGEIVGKEFGDSLKSHKGHEFKILKPRIVDYLDKMKRGPQIVHPKDAALIVAYAGISPGDFIVEAGVGSGALTLFLANIVGPQGKIVSYEIREDFAKLAWENIKWAGFDDRVTIKLKDIYEGIDEENVDHVILDLPQPEKVVEHAMKALKPGGFFVAYTPCANQVIRLREKLREFKDVFMKPRTIDVVIFEQEVKRECMRPTTTILAHTGYITFARKI
- a CDS encoding ABC transporter ATP-binding protein; amino-acid sequence: MSLEVIGLSFSYDEEVLKNISFEAHPGEITVILGPNGAGKSTLLRCIAGMLKCKGKVTFNGKPMDHEDRVKMIGYVPQEYSIRAPLTVLETVLLGRITQMSWRVKREDLVAAFNAMKKVGIENLAKRYIGELSGGQRQLVFIAQALAKEPRILLLDEPISNLDLKNKLKVLEMVRQITREENIVTILVLHELDFAIRYGDRVVVLNKGEVYCRGNPRKVITEEMILRVYGVRAKVIHGEIPHVLPLKSVDQESDERGLIIESPLRVP